A genomic stretch from Candidatus Flexicrinis proximus includes:
- a CDS encoding Gfo/Idh/MocA family oxidoreductase — protein MSKLGIGVIGLGRMGRVYGSFVAAQLDEAKLVAVSDAQESVLEHYTGVRTYREYAALLTDPDVQAVIVTTPTHTHREIVVAAANAGKAIFCEKPTALSLRETDLMLEAVNRAGVPFQVGFMRRFDRAYVEAKRQIDAGVIGQPVMIRSIGRDPFRTSLEYANPAVSGGLIVDMGIHDFDVVRWLMNDEVERVYTEVASLVYPELTTVGDVDNAQIALRFAGGGLGNIEVSRTAKYGYDIRAEIVGTDGTLQVGYLQETAVLTMTQAGVRHDVVPHFPQRFGPAYTAQIAAFAQSVREDKPPMVTAQDARAALQAAIAATRSQHGGTPVMVRDVAD, from the coding sequence ATGTCGAAGTTAGGCATCGGAGTCATCGGGCTGGGCCGGATGGGACGCGTGTACGGCAGCTTCGTGGCGGCACAGCTCGACGAGGCGAAACTGGTTGCGGTCAGCGATGCTCAGGAAAGCGTGCTGGAGCACTACACGGGAGTCAGGACATATAGGGAGTATGCGGCGCTGCTGACTGACCCGGATGTGCAGGCGGTGATCGTCACGACACCGACACACACCCATCGCGAGATCGTCGTGGCGGCAGCCAACGCCGGAAAAGCGATCTTCTGCGAAAAACCGACCGCGCTCAGCCTGCGGGAAACCGACCTGATGCTGGAGGCGGTCAACCGCGCCGGGGTGCCGTTTCAGGTGGGGTTCATGCGCCGGTTTGACCGCGCATACGTGGAAGCAAAGCGGCAGATCGACGCCGGGGTCATCGGACAGCCGGTCATGATCCGCTCGATCGGGCGCGACCCGTTTAGAACGAGCCTCGAATATGCCAACCCTGCGGTAAGCGGCGGGCTGATCGTCGACATGGGGATCCACGATTTCGATGTGGTGCGCTGGCTGATGAACGACGAGGTCGAGCGGGTCTATACCGAGGTGGCTTCGCTGGTTTACCCGGAGCTGACGACCGTCGGGGATGTCGACAATGCGCAGATCGCGCTGCGGTTTGCGGGGGGCGGCCTGGGTAACATCGAGGTCAGCCGGACGGCTAAGTACGGGTATGACATCCGGGCAGAGATCGTCGGGACGGACGGCACGCTGCAGGTGGGCTACCTGCAGGAAACGGCGGTGCTGACGATGACGCAGGCCGGGGTAAGGCATGACGTGGTGCCGCATTTCCCGCAGCGCTTCGGCCCGGCGTACACGGCGCAGATCGCGGCATTCGCCCAGAGCGTGCGGGAGGATAAGCCGCCGATGGTGACGGCACAGGATGCGCGCGCAGCGCTTCAGGCAGCCATCGCGGCGACCCGCAGCCAGCACGGCGGAACCCCCGTGATGGTCCGCGACGTCGCGGATTGA